The following nucleotide sequence is from Zea mays cultivar B73 chromosome 1, Zm-B73-REFERENCE-NAM-5.0, whole genome shotgun sequence.
GGCATCATCGCCAAATCCGCCAAGAAGGTAGGCGCTCAGCAGCCACCCTGTAGAAGACCCAAATCCATGAGCAAACCATCTATTCGCGCGTCAGATGAGCAGCAACCCTAAAAAGGCTCTATTTCCGATTCCCTAACCAGCAATGAAGGGGTCGGCCGTCTTGAACGTCTCGGCGTCGAGGACGGGCAGGCCATGGCTGAACCTTCCAATCGCAGAGAACAGCAGAAGGCAGAACACGTCCCCGCCGGCCAGAAGACCCAGCTTCCTGCGAACGAACGCGGTCCAAGCAATGAGACCACGGGAATGGGAAGGGCGCGTGTGACAGGATAAGGTTCGTACGCGTAGGAGACGAGCTTGGACTCGGCGGCCGCATCCCCGGGCTTCTCAATCTGGATGACGCCCTCGAGCGGCAcgccgtcgtcggcgacgcggacaAGGACCGGGTCCTCGGTGGAGGAGGCGGAGGGGCCCTCGCCCGCGGCGGCTGGGGtcggcgcggcgcggcgcggggctTGGTCGGCGCCAGCGCCGGAGAGCGCCAGGCGGCGGCGCAGGAGGCGAGGGTTGGCGAAGAGCGGGTAGGGGTTGGTGGTGGACGGCCCCGGCGGCTTCGACGGCAGCCGCCGCGCGGAGAGGGAGCCGTTCGCTGCCTGACTCACGAGCAGCATCCTCGCAGGTGAGGAGGTGGGACCAGTGGTGCCTGGAGGTGGAGGTGGGGAGGGGGCCTGGGAGGGAGGGAGGTTGGGATTTGCACCTGGATTTGGGTGGCCTATCTAAATTTTGGTTTTCGACGGTCATAAAATTAGAAACGGGGGAACGGGCAGGCGACGGGGTCGCAACTCGCAAGTCGGAACGAACCACGAACCCACGATGGCGTGCACGAGATTTCCAAAATTTTGATTTATTATATTTATTCTTTCGTCTCAGGACGGATTTTCAAAAAAGTAATGTATTTCATAGTTCCTTGGCTTTGACGAAGACGAGTTTTAGCGGAAAAAGCTAGGTAGCTTCTAAATGAAATAATATT
It contains:
- the LOC100276583 gene encoding uncharacterized protein LOC100276583, whose amino-acid sequence is MLLVSQAANGSLSARRLPSKPPGPSTTNPYPLFANPRLLRRRLALSGAGADQAPRRAAPTPAAAGEGPSASSTEDPVLVRVADDGVPLEGVIQIEKPGDAAAESKLVSYAKLGLLAGGDVFCLLLFSAIGRFSHGLPVLDAETFKTADPFIAGWLLSAYLLGGFGDDAKGRNGVGSAVITAAKSWAVGIPLGLAIRAVTSGHLPPTPFILVTMGSTGVLLTAWRALVSQLFSNQQKQQDDVYRRGSPFELFELLTSLVRRW